GAAATTACAAAAGATGAATGGGTAGAGAAATTTTTGAAACCTTCATTAGAAAAAAACTGGAATAATTTTGAAAATTTATATAAGATAATTTTGGACGCATTTCATAATAATGTAATAAATGAAGTAAAAGAAGCTTGTTTCAGATTATATAACAATGATCCTATAAGAGAAAGAGGAACTAATATACTCGGGGTTTTCTACGGACAGAACAAGATGTATGACAGTGCTGTAAAAGTATATGAGAAATATATCGAAACTGAAAAAGAATCACCGTTAATATATTCCAATTATGCACTTATGCTTGATGAAATGGGAGAAAAAGACAGAGCGAATAATTATTACAAGGAATCATTGAAACTGGATCCGAATATATCAAATGTATTGTCAATTTTACTGGAAAAGGCCCAGGTTGAAAAAGAAAATAAAAAATATGTAGAAATATTCGAAGAAATCTCAGAACTGCCTAACAGCTGGAGAGCAAAACTTTATCTGGGAAGTATAAAACTGAAAGAACGTAATGTACCAAAGGCAAATGCCTTATTTACAAGAGCTTTGGAAGAATCAGCCCAGAATGATGAAGCAGTGTCATTCGTTTCCGGTGCTTATGTGAAAGAGGAATATTATGATGAAATAAAGAAAATAGTCCTTCCGGTATTTAATCCTGAAACACACGGTCCTTATGCTACAATGAACATATTACAGATGTTCTATAAAACACATGACTATATAAACGGATTAAATCTGCTGAAATATATAAGTGCTTTCAAATGGGAGAACTTCGGGGATAGTTTCATAAAATACGAAAATCTGCTGAATGACGTAAGACTTGAAATAGAAAATAGAAAAGATCTGAAGCTAAAAAACAGATCATTCCTGATAAAATCACCAATATGGTATTATAATCTGAAAATGCCGAACTGGTATTTCAGAAACAAAAAGAAACAGCCGCCGAGTATTTTGATCCTTCCGCTGGCTAATCTGATGGATGATCAGAAAGATGACAGTCCTGAAGAAAAACTGCTGCTTGGTATACCGCTTTACATAAATGAAGTGTTGATGATGAATACAGGTATTGATAATCATATGGTAATTAATTATACTGATCAGGATCTGATTATATTCAATGATCATATAACTATAGAATATATCAAAAAAATAAAAGAACTAAATAATATGCTTGATTATATAATGTATGGTGAAATAATTTCCAAAAGCGGTAATAAAAACGGAAAATCATACAATATAAAGATGTATCTCGCTGACTGCCAGACTTTTGAAAAATATGAGTTATTCTCAGGAGAAGTAAACAGAGAAAACTTAAATGAAGTAATAAGCAGAACATTTGTTAATCTAAATGCTTATTTTAACAGATTCATCAGAATTCCGGATATTAAAAAAGATGATATGGAATATCTGTTATCTCAGGGAGAAAAATTCAGAATCTCTCTAAATCTTAATGATACAAATCATTTTATACCATGGACATTCGAAAGATTATTCTATAATCAGTTTAATCTTATAATGAATAATCCGACAAATATAAGCTATAAATTTGACTTAGTATCAATATTATACAACATAGCAAAGTTCCAGCCTCAGCTTTTGAAAAAAGTAGAGGAACTGGTGTATCTTCTGATTAACAGAAAGGTATTCTCTGATCCTGCAGCATTTAAAATACTTCCTGTAATTTTGAATATTTACAGGGATGATGAAAACTACAGACAGATCATGGATGCACTGACAGAAGAGCCGGCAGAATATATAGACTGGCTAAACAGCTTTATTGATTATACAGGAACATTTTAATTATACAGGGAGTTGCTCTAACGGCAACTCCTTTTTATAATTAAGAAGATAAATTCCAGATATTAAAATTCAATTCTTTCAGCCATTTTTCTCTCTATATGCAATATTTCCCTGTATGGCTCACTATCATCAGATGGATATTTCCAATATGAAACTTTTTTAGGAGTAATCTTAAAGACAACCTGTCCGTCTAAATTTCCGTATCTGTTATATGATGAAAGATGTTTAGCTTTGTAAGCTTCCATAATATTATTATTTTTTTCGTCTGCCCAGCTGCCGATCTCTCTGGCAGTGCCTTCAATGGAAGTATTGCCTGTACATAGTGCAACATTGGGATTTTTTGTCATTTGGATATACTTGGTATACTTTTTATTAGTCTGAAAATAGATATCCATACCTATATTTATAACACTCATACTTCTCGAAGTTATTTTATCAATAAATGAAGTAGAAAGAATCCATGTTCTGTTTTTTTCCAGTATTTCCAGTGTTTCCTGTTCAAGCTTCTGATAATCAATAATCATATTTTTCCTCCTGTAAATTTATTTTAATATATTCAATAATATTGTAATTATTTTGGGATATCTGGTATTTTTTTCATTATCCCCAAAGTATATATGCCCGATCCAGGCTAATATAATAAGGAAAGAACCCTGAAGTATCAGTTTTAATAATTCTCCTATAAACATAATTTTTACCTCCGCTGGTTTTTATTATGTATTAATTTTACCAGTAAACATCACTTATTTCGACTTTGTTCTGGTACGAATACAGGAGATTTGATAAGTTATGCATATCGTTTTTTTGGCATTTAAAACAATATTTTTTATTTTCCATAGTTTTTCTACGTTTTTCATAAAGATGAAAAAATGAATTATTAACCGTAAAAACTAAAAAATTGCTTTTTATAATTCATTTAGTTATAATATTAATAAAAACAAAAGAGAGTGTGATATGAAAAAACTAACAGGAATCCTCATAGCAGTATTTTTAATTATAGTAAATTTAGCCTATTTAAAGATTAATACACATGATTTTACAGTGAAGCGACTTATTGTAATGAATTTTGGAATACTTATATCAGATCTGGCTTTTTGGATTTTTCTGTATTTGAATCTGAAAAAAAAGAATTTTATAATATTTTTCTTTATAATATTTTTGATTTTGATAGATTCAGACAGAATGAATGTGCAGATATTCCTTGGGTATAACGACCGGGTTACTGACGGAATTCTTTTTCCTACGGTATTAGGTGCAATAAGGCTGGCATATCTGTTTGTAAGCGTATATTTTTTCTTTTTTTTATCAGACTTCAAAAATTTTCTGCTGAGAATAGCAGGTATATTGAATATAATAGTGGCAATCCTTGTTTTTATTGAATTTGATAATTCATTTGCCCCTTATCTGAAAATTATCACAGCAATAGTATACATTTTTTATATATTTTTCTTTTTGGGAAAAATAAAGGAAGATAAGCAGGAAAAAAAGGAGGAGGAAAATGAAAGCAGCGCTGAAAAGAGCAATACTGCTACTTAATATTTTACTGATATTAGCAGGGTGTACTTCTGTAACAGAAAAAGGAAACAGAGTAATAAATACTAAAATGGGAAGCGAACGTGTAGACGGAATAACTTATACATCAAAAGGGCAGAATTTCAGACAGAGATTTATAATATTACATTACACTGTTTCTGACAGGGAAAGATCTATTGATCTTTTAGCGAATAAGGATGTAAGCTCTCATTATCTGATAACAGACAGGGAAAATGAACCTATTTATTATCTGGTGGATGAAAATAAGAGGGCATGGCATGCAGGGATAAGCAGCTGGGGAAGTTTTTCAAATCTAAATGATAATTCCATTGGTATAGAGATAGTGAACAAAGGCTTTGTAATGAAAGACGGGAAAATGAATTTTTATCAGTTTCCGTCATGGCAGATACATAAAACGGCTGTTTTACTGCTGGATCTTATAAAAAGATACGAGATAGAGCCTCAGAATATATTAGGACATTCTGATATTGCACCACAGAGAAAACAAGATCCGGGGCCGCTTTTTCCATGGAAAGAACTGTACAGGGATTACGGCATTGGAATGTGGTATGATGATACAGTAAAAGAAAAGTATAAAAATGCTTTTAGTGAGGGTGTAACTCCCGAAGATGTACAAAAAGAACTGAAGAAATTCGGATATGGAATAGTGGTAACCAAAGAGTATGACGAACAGACAAAAAATGTAATAACAGCATTTCAGTTTCATTTTATACAGTATAAATATGACGGCGTTATGGATGCAGAGACATACGCGGTTTTAAAAGCACTTAATGAAAAATATAAAAAATAAAAACTTTTTCTAAATAGCAGGAAATACTTCTTGCTATTTTTCTATATAAGAGATAAAATGATATATAAAATATAAGAAAGTTTAGGAGGAAAAAATGAAGTTTTCGCAAAGAATATTAAGTATGCAGTACTCTCCGATAAGAAAACTGGTTCCTTATGCAGATGAAGCTATAAAAAGCGGCGTGAAAGTATATCAGCTGCATATAGGACAGCCGGATGTCCAGACTCCGGATTCCTTTTTCGAAGGACTACATAATTATAAAGAAAAAATAATAAAATATGCTAATTCCAGAGGTATAAACGAGTTACTGGAAAGTTTTTCAAAATCTTATCATAAAATGGGGATAAATCTGGACCCTCAGGATATGCTTATCACTCACGGGGGAAGCGAAGCGCTGATGTTTACACTGGCCAGTATCTGTAATCCCGGAGAGGAAGTATTAGTCCCAGAGCCATATTACTCTAATTATGAAAGTTTTTTAAGATCTGCAGATGCAAAGCTGGTTCCTATAGAAACTAAACTTGAAAATAATTATCATCTTCCTCCGAAAGAGGAAATAGAAAAGCTGATAACTCCGAGAACAAAGGCTATAATGTTTTCTAATCCGAGTAATCCTACAGGAACTGTACTTACTATGAAAGAAATGGATATGATAGTAGAGATAGCTCAAAAACATGACCTGTTTATAATATCAGATGAAGTTTACAGACAGTTTATATATGATGATATAGAGTATAAGTCGTTCTTAACAATGAAAGATGTAGAAGACAGAGTAATATTAATAGACAGTATTTCAAAGCACTATAGCGCATGCGGTGCAAGAATCGGTGTCATAGCATCTAAGAATAAAGAATTTATCAATCTGGCACTGAAATTATGCCAGGCAAGGCTTTCTGTATCCACTATAGAACAATTTGCGAGTGCGAATCTGATAAATACAATAGATACTTATCTAAGTGAGGTAAAGCTTGAGTATAAAGTAAGAAGAGACCTTTTATATAATCATTTAAAAGAGATAGAAGGAGTAACATGTTATAAGCCTGACAGTGCATTTTATATATTTGCGGAACTTCCTGTAGATAATATAGAAGACTTCGTAATATGGCTGCTGACAGAATTCAGATATGAAAATCAGACATTGATGTTTGCACCGGGACCTGGATTTTACTCAACACCTAATAAAGGATTAAAAGAAGGAAGATTTTCATTCTGTACACATAATCTGACTGAAATAGAGAATGGAATGAAGATATTGAAAGAAGCATTAAAAGTATACAAGAAATAAAAATAAAGTAGCTGTATTCAGCTACTCTATTTTTTATATTAATTAAACTGTTAGAATGTATCAGCACTACAGTTAGCGTTATTAACCTGACCTTCACCGTATTGATAACTACAGTTCTTGTTATACCCTCTGTTATAGTCAGCCTGATTAGTTTTATCGGTAGATACAGAGCTGCATGATGTCAAAACAGCTAATAAAGAAGTAATTAAGATTATCTTTTTCATATTTATTCCTCCCGTAAATATTTATATTTTGTCTAATTTATTATAACGTAAATCATGGTCAATGTAAAGTAGCAACTTACAGATAAAAGAAATATTCATATAAGATAAAACAAAGCTAAAATAAACTTTCAATAAAGGCAGGAGAAATATAATTTAAGTAAAATCACGAGGAGGAATATAATATGAAAAAGATCTTATTATTACTAGGAATTTTATTTATTTCCGTAATAGGATTTTCAGAAAATTTAAAAGGAAGTTTTGTACCTAAAATTCATCAGATAAATGGGGACATAACAGTAGATACTAACGCTAAAGAAATAGTTATAAATAATTTTACATATGACGGAAAAGGAAAAGATGTGTATATTATTTTAAGCAAAGGCGGAGATTTTAAGGATATGAAAGTGATTTCCAAAGAGCTTAAGAAAGCTTATGTAAATGAAGAATTAAAACTAAAAGTAAATAATCTGTCTAAATTAGTAGATCAAGGTTACACAACAGTATCGGTATATACTAAAAAATATAAATCGAGTTTTGGAGATGCTACTTTAGCTGAGTAATCAATGTATTAATAGACTGTTTTAAATGTGAAATAGTATATTTGAAACAGTTTTTTTATAAAAATAACTTTTTTGGGGAGAACGATATGAAAGAAACTATAGTTGCAAGAATAAGAGGTTTGAAAGAGAGCAATCCGGAGCTTTTTAAAGATAAAGTAGATTTTATGCTTGTGGAAGAGGAAGAACTTCTTAGAACTTACCAGACATCAAAAGAATTTATTATTGTTACTACAAGAAGATTAATTTTTGTGGAAGTTCTGGGAATGTCCGGGAAAACACAGGAATACAGAACAATAGGCTATTCCAAAATTAATTCATTTTCTGTGGAAACTGCGGGAACATTTGATTTTGAAAGCAAACTCAGATTATGGATTTTTGATTCCGGGGTATTTGAACTGGAATTCGCTAAAAATACAGATATAAAACCATTATTAAGAATAATAGGCCGTAACTCATTGTAATTAGTAATGTCAGGAGGTAAAAAATGTTAAAAAGAATAATAGGAATCTTGATTTCAGCATACGCAGTTTTGCTTGGTGCTGTGAACTATACAGTTATTTCATCAATATTAATGGCAAACGGGGATACTGTGGGAAGAAGTTTTCATTCAGGTTCTACAGCGATCTTTAAAGTATGTTTATTTTTCTCAGCAGTAATGCTGATAACAGGTGTGCTTTTATTTTTTAAACTTAGATTCAGTATGGAAGTGTACTTTTTGATGATGCTGGCTTTCATAACAACAATCATATATATGGACCCAAGTGCAGGAGTTTTTCAGATATTTTCTATACCGGCTGCATTAGGTTTGATATTGCTTCTGTTTAACAGGAAAAAAGCATACGCATATAATGAAGTCTCTGATAACCGAAGAAAATAAATTTAATAAAGAGGCGGTTGTATCAAAAAGGATTAAGTTCTTTGATATAGCCGCTTTTTAATTTCTGGATTTTTTTATAATGAAAGCAGTAACTAAAAAAGACGACCCTAATGGGAGGTAAGGTCGTCTGCCAAATGAGAATATAAAATGTGTCTAGTGTAATTTTAAAAATTTTACTATAACATAACCTCATAAAAATTCTATATACGGTAATGTAAAATCAATAAAAAAATAAATTATAAAAAAATATGTGATTTAGATGACCTTTAGAGATGGATCAGAATAGAGGATCAATTATTTTTGCTAATCGAAGAAATGAAGAAAGAGTTTGCATTACATAATATAAAATATTATAAATCATGTATATAGCAATATAATTTTACCACATAGAGCGAAAAAGTCAATATTATATGAAAAAAATTAGTATAAAAGAAAAATACAGGAAAAAAGTACCGAAAAAATGACTTTTTCAGAAAAGATATATTAATAGCTGCGGAACTAAAAATAATGGCTTCAAAATCAAAATTTCAAAGCCATTATTTTAAAAAAAATTTACTCCTGAATATCATTTGAAAGTTCTCTGTATTCTTCTTCAGAAATCTTTCCGCTGGTAAATTTTTGATTTAATTCTGCAAGTTTTCTGTATTTTTCTCTGTCCGAACCATTAAGTGCCATATTAATATTACAAACAGGACATACGAGATAATGTTTTGAGCTGCCTAAAGGAAAAACAGGAATCCAAAACAGAGTAAACCATAATCCTGTTTTTATATAATGCCAAAATTCAGTATTATGACAATGCGGACATTCTATTTTATTGGTTACTCCGTAGTTTTTAGTGAGATTTCTTGTTCCAAATACAATTATCATTTTATTCTCCTTTTTTCTTAATTAACTTAAAAATTATAACATGTAAATATAGAATAGTAAACTTAAAATTTAAAATAAAATTATATATTTAATTAATATAATATATTATTTTATAAAAATATTATGATAATACATTTGGATAAGAGAATATATAATATTTTACTAAAATAAAATTTCATTGTAAAATATAAAATTATGAATTTGATATAAAATTGTATATAATATAAAAAAATATAAGAAATAAAAGAAGAAAATAATAATAAACTAAGAAAGTATTGGTATGATTAATTTAGAAAAAAACTCATTTCATGGTATGCAGGGGTTATTGGAAAGATTTTAATGGTTATAGATGTATCATTAACAAAATGAGTTTTCAAAAAGAGTGTAAAAGCTCTTTTTTTATTTTAAAAACGGTCATGAAAGACCGTTTGCCAAAGGAGTGTTCTGTAATAAGTGCAATTTCTAATTTTTACTACATGATAATTATATCACAAAAATTAAAATTTGTGAACAAAAAAAGAAAAAGTGATAAAAAAAAATTCATTTAATGAATAAAAAAACTGTTGATTAAATATTCGATATGACAGTAATAATAAGGGTTAAAAGTATGTAACAAGAATACTTACAAAAGTGAAATTTTTATATAAAAAAAATTATTTTCTTCACACATAGTTCATATAAGTATATTATAATGAGAATATAAAATTAGTAATGAGGAGGAAATAATGAAAAAAGTATTAGCAAGTATTTTTATGGCAGCATCTCTAGCTACATTTTCTGACGAACTGGTAATTGGTGTGGGTATGGATTTTGCCGATAATTATAGCGGTATGTCAGATTTTATAACAGGAGATTATGGGGATGACAGTCTTGGTTATGAGTTAAAAATCGAATATCTGAAAAATGTAAGTCCTAATTTTTTAATAGGTGCAGGGGTAGGATATCAGGGACATTCAAAAGCTGAAGGAAAAAAGGTAACAGTAGGAAGCTGGTATGATTCATATGGAGATTATTATGAACATACTTACGGATATGAGGATCAGGTTTATTATAACAGTGTTCCGATATATCTAACGGCAAAATATGAATTTGATACACCTAATAAGGACATAAAGCCTTATGTAAAGGCAAATGTTGGTTATTCTTTTAATATCCATAAAAACGATCTTACATTAAAAGACAAAGTAACACAGTATGTTTATGACTGGTATGACGATGATTATGACGAATATTCTTACACATATGCTTCAAAGTCGTATGATACGGATATAACAAACGGATTATATTATGGAGTAGGAGGAGGAATACAGGTAAGTAATTTTACAGTAGACCTTATGTATCAGGCAAATTATGCAAAAGCTAAAATAGACAATGGTGATGGAACAAAACAGGAACATAACCTTAATTTACACAGAGTAACTTTAGGAGTGGGCTACGCCTTTAATTTTTAATAAATAAACAGAATAAACTACACCCTGAAAGTCAGATAAAACTGACAAATAGGGTGTATTTTATTATAAAAGAAAATTTTTCAGTTCTGTAAGACTCTGTAAAACATGTAGAGAGTCTTTTTGATTAGTGAATAATACTCGTTATATCATTACCTGTAACCAGGCAATAAATACCAATACCAAGAATAATTGTGAAAGCTATGAGATTTTTTATTCTATAAGTAAAAGATTTTTTTGTAGCAATCATGTATATAAATGTCCCAATATAGCATACACTTACAAAAACTAATATATAAGCAATATTAGGAATAATGTAGTCAGTTATAAAATTCATAGAATTCTCCCTTCATATTTTATAATAATGAACTCATTATATCATATAAAAATAATTTGTGCTAAATAAATAAAAATAGAAATAATTTATAAAATATATGGTATAAATAATGGAATTTTAAATGAGAAAATCGTAATAAAATTAAAAAAAATGTAAATTATACAAAGTAATCACTTGATTAATGTTTAGAAATGACATTGAAAGTCTTAATTTTAAGGTTATTTTTTAGTAAATACCGGAGATTTTATATTGGATATTATTATTCTGACTAAATAAGCACTTATATAAAAATAAAAATTTTGACAGAACTCAACAGCATAAACAGGTAATAACAAAACAATTATGATTAATTATTCATTCTTGTATAAAAAGAACTAATATGTTATGATTTTATAAAAGTCAATGGTGAAATTTAATAATTATATTGAACATTTAAATATCGTAACAGAAGTAAAATCTTAAGAAATCAGGTGATATTTATGCTAAAAAACTTTTTATTATGTTGGTAATATTATTAAATTCTTATTTCGGATATGCATTAGGCTGTGTATACAGGGGATATGAGGTCGAAAAAAACGATGTATACTATATAAATGGTAATGTGAAGAAAAAATTGCCAAAAGCAGATCATAAAACTTTCAAAATAGTGAGATTATCTAATTATAATCTGCTGGCAAGGGATAAGAATTTTCTTTATTACCAGGGAGAAGTCGTAGACGGAGTAAATCCTAATACATATCTGATAAAGAAGGTAATACCGTCAGAGGAAAAAAATGAAAATGGCTATATCTGCGGATCAGGAGTATATGAAATAATTGACGGCGGAAAAGAGTACATTTTAAAAGAAAAATAAAATCCATATTTAGTAGTGGAATAGGAGGAAATTTTTATGTTAGCAATTGATCACATTCAGATAGTAGTGAAGGATATGAGTATTGCGGAACCTTTTTACGATAAATTAATGACTGTTTTGGGTTTTGATATTGAAAAGAAAGTTAGTGCAATAATAGAAGAACATGATCTTTATGTTGTAGAATACCTCCATCCGCTGTATGATTTTGGTATATGTTCTCCGAGAACAGCATTTGCGGACAATACAATACACCGGAGAAAGCCGGGTTCTTTACATCATCTTGCTTTTAGGGCAAAATCCCGTACAGAAGTTGATGAAATGTATTTGAAGATCAAGGATATCGGAGCTGAAATTGTTTATGCACCGAAAATTTTTCCTGAAGACGGGGAAAATTACTATGCTCTTTTCTTCAAGGATTTGGAAGGAATAAAGTATGAGATAGTTTATAACGGAGTATAGCATTCAGGGTTGTTTTGTATATATAGAAGTATAGGATGCAGTAGCTTTAGAGATGGTAAAAAGCAGAATACAGAATAAGGTTTTTGACAATCTCTGAATTTATGTTGCATTTTTGAATTATTCATGGTATATTTTAATTCTAGTGCCAAACGCTAGTAAGTGAGATAACAGAATAGCGGTTATCTCTTTTTTATTTCATTTGATAGATTGAATAATCTCTCGAATATATATTGTAAAAACTAAGTGTAATGAAAAAAGGTAGGGTTGAATGAAGAAAAAAATAATATTATTTATTTTGATAACTATATTAATTAACAGCTGTTATAAAAAGAAAGAAAAAACTTTCATTTTTGACGGAAAGGTATTGCCGGATTCAGATGTACGGACATTTATAGTACATGATGAATTACAGGTGAAAAAAGGGATTTATTACAAGGCTGAAGATAAAAATAATTATTATGAGTATGGAAAAGCAGTATTAGAAAAGTAAATGTACGAGAAAAAACAAAAAGGAGTTATTAAAATGAAAAAATTTATGTTGTTTCTTCTGCTGAGTTTAATAATAAATTGTGGTTATTATGATACAGAGAAAAAGGTTGAGCTTGGAAGCAGCAAAGTGGAATTAGGCGAATTTTATAGTAAAAATAGAAATTATATATATTTTTTTGAAAATAAAATAGAAGGAGCAGATCCGGAAACTTTTGAAATTATGGGAATATATGCCAGAGATAAAAACAGGGTTTATCTTAGAGGAGAGGAAATAAAGAATATAGACTCGAAAACTTTTAAACTGTTAGGGCAATATTATGGTGTAGACTATAAAAGTGTTTATTACACAGATATACAATTGATGAGAGCAGATCCAGAGACTTTTGAAATTATAGGAAATTTTTATAGTAAAGATAAAAATAGGGTTTATCTAAGAGACAGGGAGTTGGGAAACTCAGATCCAAAAACTTTTAATATTATAGATAAAGACTACAGTAAGGACAAAAAAACAGTGTATTTCTGGGAAGT
The Sebaldella sp. S0638 DNA segment above includes these coding regions:
- a CDS encoding zinc ribbon domain-containing protein, producing the protein MIIVFGTRNLTKNYGVTNKIECPHCHNTEFWHYIKTGLWFTLFWIPVFPLGSSKHYLVCPVCNINMALNGSDREKYRKLAELNQKFTSGKISEEEYRELSNDIQE
- a CDS encoding pyridoxal phosphate-dependent aminotransferase, with the translated sequence MKFSQRILSMQYSPIRKLVPYADEAIKSGVKVYQLHIGQPDVQTPDSFFEGLHNYKEKIIKYANSRGINELLESFSKSYHKMGINLDPQDMLITHGGSEALMFTLASICNPGEEVLVPEPYYSNYESFLRSADAKLVPIETKLENNYHLPPKEEIEKLITPRTKAIMFSNPSNPTGTVLTMKEMDMIVEIAQKHDLFIISDEVYRQFIYDDIEYKSFLTMKDVEDRVILIDSISKHYSACGARIGVIASKNKEFINLALKLCQARLSVSTIEQFASANLINTIDTYLSEVKLEYKVRRDLLYNHLKEIEGVTCYKPDSAFYIFAELPVDNIEDFVIWLLTEFRYENQTLMFAPGPGFYSTPNKGLKEGRFSFCTHNLTEIENGMKILKEALKVYKK
- a CDS encoding VOC family protein, which translates into the protein MLAIDHIQIVVKDMSIAEPFYDKLMTVLGFDIEKKVSAIIEEHDLYVVEYLHPLYDFGICSPRTAFADNTIHRRKPGSLHHLAFRAKSRTEVDEMYLKIKDIGAEIVYAPKIFPEDGENYYALFFKDLEGIKYEIVYNGV
- a CDS encoding pyridoxamine 5'-phosphate oxidase family protein, with the protein product MIIDYQKLEQETLEILEKNRTWILSTSFIDKITSRSMSVINIGMDIYFQTNKKYTKYIQMTKNPNVALCTGNTSIEGTAREIGSWADEKNNNIMEAYKAKHLSSYNRYGNLDGQVVFKITPKKVSYWKYPSDDSEPYREILHIERKMAERIEF
- a CDS encoding PH domain-containing protein, translating into MKETIVARIRGLKESNPELFKDKVDFMLVEEEELLRTYQTSKEFIIVTTRRLIFVEVLGMSGKTQEYRTIGYSKINSFSVETAGTFDFESKLRLWIFDSGVFELEFAKNTDIKPLLRIIGRNSL
- a CDS encoding N-acetylmuramoyl-L-alanine amidase, which encodes MKAALKRAILLLNILLILAGCTSVTEKGNRVINTKMGSERVDGITYTSKGQNFRQRFIILHYTVSDRERSIDLLANKDVSSHYLITDRENEPIYYLVDENKRAWHAGISSWGSFSNLNDNSIGIEIVNKGFVMKDGKMNFYQFPSWQIHKTAVLLLDLIKRYEIEPQNILGHSDIAPQRKQDPGPLFPWKELYRDYGIGMWYDDTVKEKYKNAFSEGVTPEDVQKELKKFGYGIVVTKEYDEQTKNVITAFQFHFIQYKYDGVMDAETYAVLKALNEKYKK
- a CDS encoding DM13 domain-containing protein, yielding MKKILLLLGILFISVIGFSENLKGSFVPKIHQINGDITVDTNAKEIVINNFTYDGKGKDVYIILSKGGDFKDMKVISKELKKAYVNEELKLKVNNLSKLVDQGYTTVSVYTKKYKSSFGDATLAE
- a CDS encoding lipopolysaccharide assembly protein LapB; the protein is MFKKIKDLFAKEEKPVQKEQYDVPAPVETVTLISPNGLKNEITKDEWVEKFLKPSLEKNWNNFENLYKIILDAFHNNVINEVKEACFRLYNNDPIRERGTNILGVFYGQNKMYDSAVKVYEKYIETEKESPLIYSNYALMLDEMGEKDRANNYYKESLKLDPNISNVLSILLEKAQVEKENKKYVEIFEEISELPNSWRAKLYLGSIKLKERNVPKANALFTRALEESAQNDEAVSFVSGAYVKEEYYDEIKKIVLPVFNPETHGPYATMNILQMFYKTHDYINGLNLLKYISAFKWENFGDSFIKYENLLNDVRLEIENRKDLKLKNRSFLIKSPIWYYNLKMPNWYFRNKKKQPPSILILPLANLMDDQKDDSPEEKLLLGIPLYINEVLMMNTGIDNHMVINYTDQDLIIFNDHITIEYIKKIKELNNMLDYIMYGEIISKSGNKNGKSYNIKMYLADCQTFEKYELFSGEVNRENLNEVISRTFVNLNAYFNRFIRIPDIKKDDMEYLLSQGEKFRISLNLNDTNHFIPWTFERLFYNQFNLIMNNPTNISYKFDLVSILYNIAKFQPQLLKKVEELVYLLINRKVFSDPAAFKILPVILNIYRDDENYRQIMDALTEEPAEYIDWLNSFIDYTGTF
- a CDS encoding DKNYY domain-containing protein; this translates as MKKFMLFLLLSLIINCGYYDTEKKVELGSSKVELGEFYSKNRNYIYFFENKIEGADPETFEIMGIYARDKNRVYLRGEEIKNIDSKTFKLLGQYYGVDYKSVYYTDIQLMRADPETFEIIGNFYSKDKNRVYLRDRELGNSDPKTFNIIDKDYSKDKKTVYFWEVEIKGADPQTIKILDDGYSTDKNSVYYLENKMEKADLKTFEVLNFRYSTDKNNVYFRDEVINEANPGTFRSVDHGESGDGLRYDAEDKNNFYENGGIIKKK
- a CDS encoding membrane lipoprotein lipid attachment site-containing protein, with protein sequence MKKIILITSLLAVLTSCSSVSTDKTNQADYNRGYNKNCSYQYGEGQVNNANCSADTF
- a CDS encoding DKNYY domain-containing protein, whose amino-acid sequence is MLVILLNSYFGYALGCVYRGYEVEKNDVYYINGNVKKKLPKADHKTFKIVRLSNYNLLARDKNFLYYQGEVVDGVNPNTYLIKKVIPSEEKNENGYICGSGVYEIIDGGKEYILKEK